Proteins encoded within one genomic window of Coleofasciculus chthonoplastes PCC 7420:
- a CDS encoding glycosyltransferase family 39 protein, which produces MNKKKWLKGLIAIIITLGIIIRFTNLDLKVYWVDEVINTKYSFGYTEKELGEQVKAWNGRVISNQELQKFQSLNPEKNSIDVIKALAIEEPQSPPLYYLLLRWWTQVFGDSVAIRRSLSACISLLAFPCVYWLCQELFQSSLTGWLAISLVAVSPFHLLYAQEVRYYAAWTVVILFASATFLWAIRRNKIFHWGTYAATLSLGLYTYPLTGLLAIGHGCYVFIINKFRLNKTVINFILAFLAAILTFAPWAFFLFTNSHKISDWRQSKIPLLGLIKAWVINLQIIFWDFHKNSLWEFPFEQPIGIVIYYLLTLLTSILLGYTIYFICRYTPTKIWLFIVIMILLPWLPLIIPDLIKGGIRSTVPRYLIPSYLGIQLSVAYLFTRKISSVSANYKIWQRRLWLFIVCLVFSMGVVSSLTISQSKIWWNKGKNNDNYPIAKIINRSTSPLIIDKLTEDDGRSIMSLSYLLEPKVKLQLVYDESNIPKVAQGFSDMFLVNPSDELKEKLEKEQNFNIELVYQGKRRSLCKLKKAQ; this is translated from the coding sequence ATGAATAAAAAAAAATGGCTAAAGGGTTTGATCGCTATTATAATTACTTTGGGAATTATTATCAGATTCACCAATCTAGATTTAAAGGTTTATTGGGTTGATGAAGTTATCAACACCAAATATAGTTTTGGTTATACCGAGAAAGAGTTGGGTGAGCAAGTTAAAGCCTGGAATGGTCGAGTGATTAGTAATCAGGAATTGCAAAAATTTCAATCGCTTAATCCTGAGAAAAATTCAATCGATGTAATTAAAGCTTTAGCCATTGAAGAACCCCAGAGTCCACCGTTATATTATTTGCTCTTAAGATGGTGGACACAGGTGTTTGGCGATTCAGTCGCAATTAGAAGAAGTTTGTCAGCTTGCATTAGTTTGTTGGCATTTCCCTGTGTTTACTGGCTTTGCCAAGAATTATTTCAATCATCTTTAACCGGATGGCTCGCGATCTCACTGGTCGCTGTTTCTCCTTTTCATTTACTTTACGCTCAAGAAGTACGTTATTACGCCGCATGGACGGTAGTAATTTTATTTGCTAGTGCCACATTCTTATGGGCAATCAGACGTAATAAAATATTCCATTGGGGAACCTATGCAGCGACTTTATCACTAGGACTTTATACTTATCCGCTGACGGGATTATTAGCTATTGGACATGGTTGTTATGTATTCATAATCAATAAATTTAGGTTAAACAAAACAGTTATTAATTTTATCCTGGCATTTCTAGCAGCAATCCTCACATTTGCGCCTTGGGCATTCTTTCTTTTTACTAATTCTCACAAAATATCTGATTGGCGACAGTCAAAAATTCCTTTGCTTGGACTAATTAAAGCTTGGGTTATTAATCTACAAATTATATTCTGGGATTTTCACAAAAATAGCTTATGGGAATTTCCATTTGAGCAACCTATAGGTATTGTAATTTATTATTTGTTAACGCTATTAACATCAATATTATTAGGATATACAATTTATTTTATTTGCCGTTACACGCCGACTAAAATCTGGTTATTTATCGTGATTATGATTTTACTTCCTTGGCTGCCGCTAATTATACCCGATTTAATTAAGGGAGGAATACGTTCAACTGTTCCGCGTTATCTTATTCCCAGCTACTTAGGAATTCAGCTTTCAGTTGCTTATCTGTTTACAAGGAAAATTTCCTCTGTATCGGCAAACTATAAGATATGGCAAAGGAGATTATGGCTGTTTATCGTGTGCTTAGTATTTTCGATGGGAGTTGTATCAAGTCTCACTATCTCCCAATCCAAAATTTGGTGGAATAAGGGTAAAAATAATGATAACTATCCTATAGCCAAAATAATTAATCGCTCTACTTCTCCACTTATCATCGACAAATTAACTGAGGATGATGGCAGAAGTATTATGTCTTTGAGCTATCTTTTAGAACCAAAAGTAAAACTCCAATTAGTCTATGATGAATCTAATATTCCTAAAGTTGCTCAAGGATTTAGCGATATGTTTTTAGTTAATCCTTCTGATGAATTAAAAGAGAAATTGGAGAAAGAACAAAACTTCAACATAGAACTTGTTTATCAAGGTAAACGCCGCTCACTTTGTAAATTGAAAAAAGCTCAATAA
- a CDS encoding glycosyltransferase family 2 protein, with the protein MKQEQILFSIIIPTYNRPERLATCLNAIAHLDYPRDRFEVIVVDDGSHTPIEPVVTPFRQQLDITLITQSNAGPATARNTGAAKAKGEFLVFTDDDCTPDPDWLKALADHFTTAPDRLIGGRAINALPDNLFSTASQLLIDYLYDYYNTDPNQATFFASNNFALAKETFHQLGGFDITFPLAAGEDREWCDRWLNHGYRMIYAPKAQVYHAHHLTLKRFWRQHFNYGRGAFHFHQIRAQRNLDKMKVEPFSFYFDLLTYPFLQHSKQPSLLLAILFFLSQVANVSGFFWERSTQTSTAKRQLSKTAFD; encoded by the coding sequence ATGAAACAAGAACAGATTTTATTCTCGATTATTATTCCCACCTACAATCGCCCAGAACGATTAGCAACTTGTCTGAACGCGATCGCACATCTTGACTATCCCCGCGATCGCTTTGAGGTGATCGTGGTTGACGATGGTAGCCATACGCCCATCGAACCTGTGGTTACTCCCTTTCGCCAACAGCTAGATATCACCTTGATTACCCAATCCAACGCGGGTCCAGCAACGGCTCGGAACACAGGTGCAGCTAAGGCTAAAGGGGAGTTTCTCGTCTTTACCGACGATGACTGTACACCCGATCCCGATTGGTTAAAAGCCCTCGCTGATCACTTTACCACAGCACCCGATCGCTTGATTGGAGGTCGAGCCATTAATGCGCTTCCAGATAACCTATTTTCAACCGCTAGCCAGTTACTGATTGATTACCTCTACGACTACTACAATACCGATCCCAATCAAGCCACCTTCTTCGCCTCCAACAACTTCGCCCTTGCTAAAGAAACGTTTCATCAGTTAGGCGGCTTCGACATCACCTTTCCCCTAGCAGCGGGAGAGGATCGGGAATGGTGCGATCGCTGGTTAAACCATGGCTACCGGATGATTTATGCGCCAAAAGCTCAAGTTTACCATGCTCATCATCTAACACTTAAACGCTTCTGGCGACAGCATTTCAATTATGGTCGGGGTGCGTTCCACTTTCACCAAATTCGTGCTCAACGTAACCTAGACAAGATGAAGGTAGAACCTTTCTCCTTTTATTTCGATCTACTGACTTATCCCTTTTTACAGCATTCCAAACAACCCAGTTTATTGCTGGCAATCTTGTTTTTCCTATCACAAGTAGCAAATGTCTCAGGTTTTTTCTGGGAACGATCAACTCAAACGTCAACGGCTAAACGTCAACTCTCAAAAACCGCCTTTGACTAA
- a CDS encoding class I SAM-dependent methyltransferase: protein MNTLLEQIYKTSKVEDAEGKKINPFPTATPQDVAIILQEQVKQYNAQNTLEIGMAYGLSTLAICQAHHEKGTGSHTAIDPSQRKNWKSIGLLNIKRAGLEDRFRFIESPSYTALPQLLAAEEKFDFAFIDGNHLFDYALLDFFYIDKLIQVGGYIMFDDLWMPSVRKAVSFVLRNRAYKLVKIKTDASFYLRFYRIIRRMIQTPINVETRLKFIPNNVCLVQKIAKDKRRWDFHHSF, encoded by the coding sequence ATGAATACACTCCTAGAACAAATTTATAAAACCTCTAAGGTTGAGGATGCAGAGGGAAAGAAGATCAATCCTTTTCCCACGGCTACACCCCAAGACGTTGCCATTATTCTCCAAGAGCAGGTCAAGCAATATAATGCCCAAAACACTCTAGAAATTGGCATGGCTTATGGATTGTCAACTCTGGCAATTTGTCAAGCCCATCACGAAAAAGGCACAGGAAGTCATACCGCTATTGACCCCTCTCAAAGAAAAAATTGGAAATCTATTGGTCTGTTAAATATTAAAAGAGCCGGTTTAGAAGATAGATTTCGATTTATTGAATCTCCTTCTTATACGGCTTTACCCCAACTGTTAGCCGCCGAAGAAAAATTTGACTTTGCATTTATTGACGGTAATCATTTATTCGATTATGCTTTATTGGATTTCTTTTATATTGACAAACTTATTCAGGTGGGAGGTTACATTATGTTTGATGACCTGTGGATGCCTAGCGTAAGAAAAGCGGTATCGTTTGTTTTGAGGAATAGAGCGTATAAATTGGTAAAAATTAAAACGGACGCTAGTTTTTATCTACGGTTTTATCGGATTATTAGACGTATGATTCAGACTCCTATTAACGTTGAAACCAGACTTAAATTTATTCCGAATAACGTATGTTTGGTACAGAAGATAGCTAAAGACAAACGTCGTTGGGATTTTCACCATTCCTTCTAG
- a CDS encoding glycosyltransferase 87 family protein has translation MKIWTYHRPRLLGGAIALISAAALPRLVYEFTRLLWLSDPSGAIDLKQRYQEVHFWFSGEPVYSQLNSAVYPPASYTMLLPFLGYPSLTVAKWIWALTSIVALIWLANLLINQTQTKNVIERALVVMTPLAMYATGITIGNGQLTIHILVSLVAGLTLMCQRKNGWGKDLLASLLIVVALVKPTLAVPFFWIVLFVPGRVRPTLMVGLGYVALAWLAAAFQESDIFSLHHDWLAYGIKAAAWSSAGGGAGGSDGGLGGDIGYGDLHSLMGTLGLSEWNFPVSILVLLALGCWVYWHRCVDLWLLVGVVAIVARVWTYHRVYDDMLILLSMVTLFRIAKQDANSNTDRVVSGMLFAIALIASLVPASLRLLPSPWDLFFKAGQTTIWMVMLIFLLAQAQCKKQMQVS, from the coding sequence ATGAAAATTTGGACTTACCACCGTCCTAGACTACTGGGTGGCGCGATCGCACTCATTAGTGCGGCTGCCCTTCCCCGGCTGGTATACGAGTTTACACGGCTACTCTGGTTGTCTGATCCAAGTGGGGCGATTGACTTAAAGCAGCGTTACCAAGAGGTACATTTTTGGTTTTCTGGAGAACCTGTCTATAGCCAACTCAACAGCGCCGTTTATCCGCCTGCAAGCTATACCATGCTTTTGCCCTTCCTTGGCTATCCGTCACTGACTGTCGCCAAATGGATCTGGGCGCTCACATCCATCGTTGCACTCATTTGGCTCGCCAACCTGCTGATTAACCAGACTCAGACAAAAAACGTTATAGAGCGTGCTCTGGTGGTTATGACTCCCTTAGCCATGTACGCGACAGGTATTACTATTGGTAACGGTCAACTCACCATCCATATCCTGGTGAGTTTAGTGGCTGGCTTGACTCTAATGTGCCAAAGAAAAAATGGCTGGGGTAAAGATTTATTGGCAAGCTTACTCATCGTTGTGGCACTGGTCAAACCAACTCTAGCCGTTCCCTTTTTCTGGATTGTACTCTTCGTACCTGGTAGAGTGCGACCAACTTTAATGGTCGGGTTAGGATATGTTGCACTGGCTTGGCTAGCAGCAGCGTTTCAAGAATCCGATATCTTTTCCCTTCACCATGACTGGCTTGCCTATGGCATAAAAGCTGCGGCTTGGAGTTCAGCCGGGGGTGGTGCTGGGGGTAGTGATGGCGGTTTAGGTGGCGATATCGGGTATGGTGATTTGCATAGCTTAATGGGAACGCTTGGGCTAAGTGAATGGAATTTTCCCGTGTCGATACTAGTGTTGTTAGCCCTAGGTTGCTGGGTGTATTGGCATCGTTGTGTAGATTTGTGGCTTTTGGTTGGTGTCGTGGCAATTGTGGCACGGGTTTGGACTTACCATCGCGTATACGACGATATGCTAATTTTGCTGTCCATGGTTACACTCTTTCGCATTGCCAAGCAAGATGCCAACAGCAATACGGATCGGGTAGTCAGTGGTATGTTATTCGCGATCGCTCTTATCGCCTCCCTTGTCCCAGCCAGTTTACGTCTTCTCCCCTCACCCTGGGATCTATTTTTCAAAGCTGGACAAACTACTATCTGGATGGTAATGCTGATTTTCCTTCTTGCTCAAGCGCAATGTAAAAAACAGATGCAAGTAAGCTGA
- a CDS encoding GMC oxidoreductase gives MITDILEMGEQTKLQAQVVVIGSGIAGSEVATYLARHGREVVLLESGRHQFDPSIQALNDVTFLGKRHRELNPNSYYHRYLPPELRGVSRVRQFGGTSNVWTGKWKYLQPSDFEGRPWVANSSWPLSYTDLLEHYRSAAKDYGFGDLEAEAVRPEIAELRAKIAAGGLKMSSFYWEQTPTRTAVRFGEDMRRSPNLHVILGATATELKLDASCQRVNAVVCRSLEGKELIVEGQHIILATGAFESARLLLASNRQLPSGIGNEHDLVGRFYTDHPKHHTGSLRPGHLVREYAHELQYAPKPRFCICFALDDATQQEHELLEHVLYLKPLYTKGIGRLRRRFWNRSACRDGNGIVSAYRVKFVTEQVPHKGSRVKLGSELDALGQHKLEVDWCFTDQDRRSMAKTLELLTQRFAAVGLGTFDFGNDLPSLENMTDAAHQMGTTRMASRPEEGVVDPNCRVFGTENLYVASSAVFPTGPSYSPTFTILALARRLGQHLLEMTSTQQEIDISEKEAESLTLSRSKSHFWRGLMKRVVTQ, from the coding sequence ATGATTACCGATATCCTGGAAATGGGTGAGCAAACGAAGCTACAAGCGCAGGTGGTTGTGATTGGCTCCGGGATTGCAGGCTCTGAGGTGGCAACCTACCTGGCACGTCATGGTCGAGAAGTAGTGCTTCTAGAAAGTGGGCGTCACCAGTTCGACCCCTCGATCCAGGCATTAAATGATGTAACATTTCTGGGTAAACGCCATCGCGAGTTAAATCCCAACTCTTATTACCATCGCTACCTTCCACCTGAGCTACGCGGAGTCAGTCGCGTGCGTCAGTTTGGTGGCACAAGTAACGTTTGGACAGGGAAATGGAAATATCTGCAACCCTCTGATTTCGAAGGTAGACCGTGGGTGGCTAACAGTAGTTGGCCCCTCAGCTATACCGATCTCTTGGAACACTACCGCTCAGCCGCAAAAGATTATGGTTTTGGGGACTTGGAGGCAGAAGCCGTTCGCCCTGAAATTGCAGAACTTCGCGCCAAGATTGCGGCGGGCGGTTTAAAAATGAGCAGCTTCTATTGGGAGCAGACACCGACACGCACAGCAGTGCGCTTTGGTGAAGATATGCGTCGCTCGCCAAACTTACACGTTATCTTAGGTGCGACTGCAACTGAATTAAAACTCGATGCTTCCTGTCAACGGGTGAACGCCGTTGTTTGCCGTTCTCTTGAGGGTAAAGAACTTATCGTTGAAGGTCAGCATATCATCCTTGCAACTGGAGCATTTGAATCCGCACGCCTCCTCCTCGCCTCCAACCGCCAACTTCCCAGTGGAATCGGCAATGAGCATGACCTGGTTGGTCGCTTTTATACTGACCATCCTAAACACCATACCGGATCTCTACGCCCTGGTCATCTCGTTCGAGAATATGCCCACGAGTTGCAATACGCTCCCAAGCCACGTTTCTGTATCTGTTTTGCTCTAGATGATGCAACTCAGCAAGAGCATGAACTGCTTGAGCATGTCCTCTATCTGAAACCACTCTATACAAAGGGAATCGGGCGACTGCGGCGAAGGTTCTGGAATCGTTCGGCTTGCCGGGATGGGAACGGCATTGTCTCCGCCTATCGAGTTAAGTTTGTCACTGAGCAGGTTCCGCATAAAGGCAGTCGCGTTAAGCTGGGAAGCGAACTTGACGCACTCGGTCAGCACAAGCTGGAGGTTGATTGGTGCTTCACTGACCAAGATCGGCGTTCGATGGCGAAGACTCTGGAACTGTTAACCCAGCGGTTTGCAGCAGTTGGGTTGGGAACCTTTGACTTTGGAAATGATCTGCCCAGTTTAGAGAACATGACCGATGCTGCTCACCAAATGGGTACTACCCGTATGGCGAGTAGACCCGAAGAGGGAGTTGTTGACCCAAACTGTCGAGTGTTTGGGACTGAGAATCTCTATGTAGCCAGTTCAGCCGTGTTTCCCACTGGACCATCTTACTCCCCTACTTTTACAATCCTGGCACTCGCTCGCCGTCTTGGTCAGCATTTGCTAGAGATGACATCAACACAGCAGGAAATAGACATCTCCGAAAAAGAAGCTGAAAGCCTTACGCTGTCTAGGTCGAAATCTCATTTCTGGAGAGGTCTAATGAAGAGAGTTGTAACTCAATAA
- a CDS encoding glycosyltransferase family 2 protein, with amino-acid sequence MSSPLLSIVIPTRDRAQLLPYAVKSALAQTQPDIEVIVVDDGSLKPVDLSPDPRLKIINLTTSRGGAAARNVGTEMARGKWITYLDDDDCLLPHMVELSLDALAKTTLPSPVGVISGIEVVNLNREVLKKRLPPPIRLKGCHFSLENLEPGKSYTTKQTLVVEREVINKIGGWDESFRSRVHTELFLRLNLVCTIIGLPIITYQLLRDQQARVSRDPNLRQESFYRLIEKHHDIFKAHPKMFSEFVYQQAWTSYQMGQKKAALTHLLWALELHPTHILGLSLRTSLSRLTKLR; translated from the coding sequence ATGAGTTCTCCCTTACTTAGTATTGTCATTCCCACGCGCGATCGCGCCCAGTTGCTGCCCTATGCTGTCAAAAGTGCCTTAGCGCAAACCCAACCAGATATTGAAGTGATTGTTGTCGATGATGGCTCTCTAAAGCCTGTAGATTTATCTCCTGATCCTCGACTAAAGATTATTAACTTGACGACCTCTAGAGGAGGTGCAGCAGCACGGAATGTGGGAACTGAGATGGCTAGAGGAAAATGGATTACTTATTTAGACGATGATGATTGTTTGTTACCTCACATGGTAGAGCTTTCTCTCGACGCTTTGGCAAAAACAACCCTTCCATCTCCAGTCGGTGTTATTTCCGGAATTGAGGTGGTTAACTTGAATCGGGAAGTCCTTAAAAAACGTCTACCTCCACCGATTCGTCTTAAAGGGTGTCATTTTTCTCTCGAAAATCTAGAGCCGGGTAAGTCCTATACTACTAAACAAACATTAGTCGTTGAGCGGGAAGTGATTAATAAAATTGGCGGATGGGACGAATCGTTTCGCTCTCGCGTCCACACGGAGTTATTCTTGCGACTTAATTTAGTTTGCACAATTATTGGTCTACCCATTATTACCTACCAGCTACTTCGGGATCAGCAGGCTAGAGTGTCTCGCGACCCAAACCTCCGTCAAGAAAGCTTTTATCGCCTGATTGAAAAACATCATGACATCTTTAAAGCCCATCCCAAAATGTTTTCTGAATTTGTTTATCAGCAAGCTTGGACATCTTATCAAATGGGACAAAAAAAAGCGGCGCTCACTCATTTACTCTGGGCGTTAGAACTTCACCCAACTCATATTTTAGGGTTGAGTCTGAGGACAAGTTTATCTCGATTGACTAAGCTCCGCTAA
- a CDS encoding ABC transporter ATP-binding protein, which produces MTRTIPESTDKEIPIQPDDNDVVVSVDGVSKKFCRDLKRSLFYGVQDITTDLVGGRRKSEVLRPHEFWALNDVSFQLRRGEALGLVGANGAGKSTLLRIISGLIKPDSGSVRVRGRVAPLIALGAGFNPILTGRENIYANMSILGLSTQEIKAKFEEVIEFAEIWDAIDAPVQTYSSGMAARLGFACAIHIEPEILLIDEVLAVGDIQFKMKCHHRLAQLQENGTAFMLVSHNPYNILNVCESAIYLKRGNLILSDEAEAVIQHYEADLCLAGTSPTSGLVVLPEKSETESLGLDIVSICFKNEQGQLLEMLRTGEPAYLCLTCQAFRFIDNVNVGIVITSLSGGDQRVLSITSDLDNECLEIHPGKVEIHMQMPYCGLIPGKYNSKVYIRRGVMSLDKYKSFRFAVEPSKTTSRCLFYQPRTWQVVQK; this is translated from the coding sequence ATGACTAGAACAATTCCTGAGAGTACAGACAAAGAAATTCCCATTCAGCCTGATGACAATGATGTTGTTGTCTCTGTGGATGGGGTATCTAAGAAGTTTTGTCGCGACTTAAAGCGCTCTTTATTTTATGGTGTACAAGATATCACCACCGATTTAGTCGGGGGACGACGCAAGAGTGAAGTGTTACGTCCTCATGAGTTTTGGGCGTTAAATGATGTTAGTTTTCAGTTACGGCGAGGCGAAGCGCTGGGTTTAGTTGGCGCGAATGGTGCAGGGAAAAGTACACTACTTCGCATTATTAGTGGTTTGATTAAACCCGATTCGGGTTCGGTCAGAGTGAGGGGAAGGGTAGCCCCCCTGATTGCCCTTGGTGCAGGATTTAATCCGATTCTCACGGGACGAGAAAATATTTATGCCAATATGTCCATTCTGGGGTTATCGACTCAAGAAATTAAGGCGAAATTTGAGGAGGTGATAGAATTTGCCGAGATTTGGGATGCGATTGATGCACCTGTGCAAACCTATAGTTCAGGTATGGCAGCACGATTAGGGTTTGCCTGCGCTATTCATATTGAACCGGAAATTTTATTAATTGACGAAGTACTAGCGGTTGGTGATATTCAATTTAAAATGAAGTGCCATCATCGCTTGGCACAATTGCAAGAAAATGGAACAGCGTTTATGCTGGTTTCTCATAATCCATACAATATTTTAAATGTTTGTGAATCGGCTATTTATTTAAAACGAGGTAATCTTATCCTTAGCGATGAAGCTGAAGCCGTAATTCAGCACTATGAAGCCGATCTTTGTTTAGCAGGAACGAGTCCAACATCAGGTTTAGTCGTTTTACCCGAAAAGTCAGAAACTGAAAGTCTGGGACTGGATATTGTATCGATTTGCTTTAAAAATGAGCAGGGTCAGCTTTTGGAAATGCTCAGAACAGGTGAGCCTGCTTATTTATGCCTTACTTGCCAAGCTTTTCGGTTTATAGATAATGTGAATGTGGGTATCGTAATTACATCCTTATCGGGTGGCGATCAACGGGTATTATCGATTACCTCAGATCTTGACAATGAGTGTTTAGAAATTCATCCGGGCAAGGTTGAAATTCACATGCAAATGCCTTATTGTGGTTTAATACCTGGAAAATACAATTCTAAAGTTTATATAAGAAGAGGGGTGATGTCTCTCGATAAATATAAATCTTTTAGATTTGCCGTAGAACCCAGCAAAACAACAAGCCGATGTTTATTTTATCAACCGAGGACTTGGCAAGTAGTCCAAAAGTAA
- a CDS encoding ABC transporter permease produces MKFNPLPEVVYTPESMLRRPVQLSKLMWRDLLASRELAWRLLVRNISAQYRQSFLGIAWAFLPPILMAAGFTLAGEAKVIQVGPTDLPYPAYVMFSMTLWQTFVEALNGPVQAVITAKPMLARVNFPREAIILAKVGEVLFNFAIKLILIVALFLWFRIPVSWTVILAPVALIHLIMLGTFIGTLLSPLGVLYQDVSKALSMITGFWLFMTPVIYPVPTEGAFSVLVKLNPVTPLLVTTRELATTGVISDASGFWIVSVLTFMGLLLTWVAFRLAMPYVIERVSS; encoded by the coding sequence ATGAAGTTTAATCCGTTGCCAGAAGTTGTTTACACACCGGAGAGTATGCTTAGGCGTCCGGTGCAGCTTAGCAAGCTAATGTGGAGAGACTTACTGGCATCACGAGAACTGGCTTGGCGACTGCTGGTGCGTAATATCAGCGCTCAATATCGTCAGTCATTTCTAGGGATTGCTTGGGCATTTCTCCCCCCAATTCTGATGGCAGCAGGCTTTACCCTGGCTGGAGAAGCTAAAGTCATTCAAGTGGGACCAACAGATCTGCCTTATCCAGCCTATGTTATGTTTAGTATGACACTCTGGCAGACGTTTGTGGAAGCACTCAATGGTCCGGTGCAGGCGGTAATCACTGCCAAACCAATGCTGGCTAGGGTCAATTTTCCACGAGAAGCAATTATTTTAGCAAAAGTAGGAGAGGTTTTGTTCAATTTTGCGATTAAACTAATACTAATCGTGGCATTGTTTCTCTGGTTTCGCATTCCGGTCAGTTGGACAGTCATTTTGGCACCCGTGGCATTGATTCATCTGATTATGCTAGGAACATTCATTGGCACATTGCTATCTCCCTTGGGAGTTTTATATCAGGACGTATCCAAGGCATTGTCTATGATTACAGGCTTTTGGCTATTTATGACACCTGTGATTTATCCAGTTCCTACCGAAGGTGCTTTTAGTGTGTTGGTGAAACTCAATCCCGTTACTCCGTTACTGGTGACAACTAGGGAATTGGCAACCACGGGAGTGATATCCGATGCTTCTGGGTTTTGGATCGTTAGTGTCCTCACATTCATGGGGTTACTGCTAACATGGGTTGCATTTCGTCTGGCAATGCCTTATGTAATTGAGCGGGTAAGTTCCTAA
- a CDS encoding glycosyltransferase family 2 protein: MTEPIITIVVVPRERFSCAPQSLESIYEYTQIPFKLVYVDGNSPAHISHYLETKAAEKQFTLIRKDYYLYPNQARNIGLAEVDTPYFVFVDNDVIVTAGWLQALINCAQETGAAVVGPLMCQYEPLHEEIHFAGGESHIWVDKTGRRRLREKMYSQGKSVKENQSQLQRQETELAEFHCVLVRKSIFDKIGQLDEQMLNTKEHLDFCMSVRDVGGSVYFEPRCVVTYVPGSPSEWGDLHYYMLRWSDDWTLASLNRLREKWNLAEDSYFTTKYKKLGWRRKMSIVAPIIFRLTFGLYSPKLEKVLMWFDHRLNRYLTTRHAKEQKRQQQFTNSPAQNLVSSPANR, encoded by the coding sequence ATGACCGAACCCATTATCACCATCGTTGTTGTCCCGCGTGAGCGATTTAGCTGCGCTCCTCAATCTCTGGAAAGCATTTACGAATATACCCAGATCCCGTTCAAGCTGGTCTATGTTGATGGCAATTCACCCGCTCATATTAGCCACTACTTAGAGACAAAAGCCGCCGAAAAACAGTTCACGCTGATTCGCAAAGACTATTATCTCTATCCTAATCAAGCCAGAAACATAGGCTTAGCAGAGGTTGATACCCCCTATTTTGTCTTCGTGGACAACGACGTGATTGTCACCGCCGGTTGGCTGCAAGCGCTGATCAATTGTGCCCAAGAGACAGGTGCAGCCGTCGTCGGTCCTCTGATGTGTCAATACGAACCCCTCCATGAAGAGATTCACTTTGCTGGAGGCGAATCTCATATTTGGGTTGATAAAACTGGACGACGGCGTCTGCGTGAAAAAATGTATAGCCAAGGCAAATCCGTCAAAGAAAATCAGTCGCAGCTACAGCGCCAAGAAACAGAATTGGCTGAATTTCATTGCGTTCTCGTCCGCAAATCCATCTTCGATAAAATTGGACAACTGGATGAGCAAATGCTCAACACCAAAGAGCATTTAGACTTTTGCATGAGTGTGCGAGACGTCGGAGGCTCTGTCTATTTTGAACCCAGATGCGTGGTTACCTATGTACCGGGTTCTCCCTCGGAGTGGGGGGATTTGCACTACTACATGTTGCGTTGGAGTGACGATTGGACATTGGCGAGTCTCAACCGCCTGCGAGAAAAGTGGAATTTAGCAGAAGATAGTTACTTTACCACTAAATACAAAAAGCTGGGGTGGCGACGCAAAATGAGTATCGTTGCTCCGATCATTTTCCGGTTAACCTTTGGACTCTATAGTCCTAAGCTAGAGAAGGTGCTGATGTGGTTCGATCATCGCCTAAATCGCTACTTGACCACTCGTCATGCAAAGGAACAAAAACGGCAGCAGCAGTTTACTAATTCGCCTGCTCAAAATTTAGTCTCAAGTCCGGCTAATCGTTAA